The nucleotide window CAGGCGAAGGAACAGCCAACGTACTGGTTGACGCTCCATGAAACGCCGGGAATCCGCGAGCGCGTGTAGAGGTATTTGGCCCTTCGCCTTACGACCTCAACCTTCATAAGCACGGGTAGGGACTACACCTTAAAAGGTGGTCCCATGGAAGTCGAGGTTCGCCACAGGCCCGTCCGCTATGCGAGGCTCGAAATCAAGCCCGACGGGAGAATCGTCGTGACGGCGCCGAAGGGCTTTGACGTTAGCGCTTTCCTCAAAAAGCACGAGAGGTGGCTGAGCAACCGGCTGAGGGAGCTCGAGGAAGTCAGGAGGGAATCGGCGAGGGGCTTTCCATTCTTCGGCGAGTTCTATCGGCTCGAGCTGGGGAACGTTCGGAAAGTCACGCGCAGGGACGATAAGCTAATCCTCCCGGCCGAGCGTGAGCGGGCGCGGAAGGTCCTGAAGGAGCTCCTGCGGGGCAGGGTAACGGCGCTCGTCGCTCTATACTCTCCCCAGATGGGCCTTTCCCCCGGCAAAATCTACATCAGGAACCAGAAGACGAAGTGGGCGAGTTGCTCAAGCAGGGGAAACCTGAGCTTCAACCTCCGCCTCGCGGCCCTTCCTGAGAATCTGGTCG belongs to Thermococcus sp. AM4 and includes:
- a CDS encoding M48 family metallopeptidase: MEVEVRHRPVRYARLEIKPDGRIVVTAPKGFDVSAFLKKHERWLSNRLRELEEVRRESARGFPFFGEFYRLELGNVRKVTRRDDKLILPAERERARKVLKELLRGRVTALVALYSPQMGLSPGKIYIRNQKTKWASCSSRGNLSFNLRLAALPENLVEYVVIHELAHLRYLDHSRAFWRLVGRFYPDYKMARRELRRWWGIIEVNEGWRWLEGRE